From the genome of Pseudomonadota bacterium:
GCGTGTTTGTCAGCGATATCACAGTAGTCACGAATCATCATAACACTGATCAGTCGAGCGCAACCCACGCGAACGGTGTAGCATTCGTCGCCGGTTTCACTGACATGTTTAAGAACACCTGGTTGAATGATCTCATGGTAAAGCCATTTTCCGAAGTTTTTCTTGATGACCGGCGGAAAATATTGCGCATAATGCTGGGGACCAATATCTGTTATCCTGTCCTTCATCGGATTTTCTGGATCATAGCCCATCGTATTACCTCCTTATATCATTAAATCGTAATTTAACTTTCAGTTAATGAACCAAAGACTGCTTACATCTTATGTTTTTTTCTGAATTCCGCAACACTGCGCTCAAAGCCGCCTTCAACTTCTTCGTCCTTCCAAAAAACGTAAGGATTGGAACGAGGCTCTCTGATATGCTGAGGAATGGGCGTGATTTCCATGATAGCAAGGAAAGCCGGCAGACCAATACGCTGAATGGACTCACCGATACGCTCACGGTTTTTGCCATGCTCCATCCACCAGTCCCATGCCTTTTCAATAATTTCCTTATACTCTGCGAATTCATTCTCAAGGTCCATTTTGATAAAAGGAACGACCATGGTAGCGATCTGGGCGCCGTCAAGGATCGGGGCTTTTGCTCCAAAAAGAATTGTCGCGCCTTGATCCTTACCTGGGCGAAGCGCGCGAGGCATTACGTTGATGCAATGCATGCAGCGGGTACATTCGCTGTTGTCTATTTTCAGTTTATCGCCTTCCATCCACATGCAACCGGTGGGGCAAAGGTCGATAACTTCTTTCTGGATATCGAATGGGCCCCAATCACGGCCGGCATGCGCACCGCCGTTAGAAGGGAAATCGCCTTTCATGTAACTTTTTACTGCGGCCTGATCAATGCGGATGCTGTCTCTCCAGTTACCGATAACAGCCATGTCCGAACGGGCAATAGCAGCAACACAGTCATTGGGGCATCCGGAAAATTTGGTTTTGAATTTGTACGGGAAAGCCGGACGATGCAACTCGTCCTGATAAGTCATGGTGATATTATGACATGCAGCCTGAGTGTCATAACATGCCCATTCGCAACGTGATTTACCAAGACAGCAGGAAGGAGTCCGCAGGTTACCACCGGAGCCACCAAGATCCATCTTCAATTCATGCGTGGCGTCCCAGAAAATCGGCTCAAGCTGATCAGTGGTGGTACCAAGAAGTACGAGGTCACCGGTTGAACCATGCATATTGGTCATACCGCTACCGCGTTTTTCCCACATGTCACAGATTTTGCGAAGAATTTCCGTTGAGTAGTACTTACTGGACGGCTGGTTCAAACGTACTGTATGGAAATGAGCAACACCAGGGAACTTAGCCGGAGAATCGGAATAACGACCGATAACACCACCGCCGTATCCGAATACACCGACGATGCCGCCGTGCTTCCAATGAGTAATTTTGTCTTTAAAAGAAAGTTCCAGCTGGCCCAAAATATCCCAGCACTGATCTTTCTTTTTTGCCATCCGTTTCAGGTCGGTTACAAAACTCGGCCATGGACCACTCTCTAATTGGTCCAAGAGGGGCGTATCATGCTTTGGCATTCTCTTTCCTCCTTAAAAAATTATTGGTTTTGAATAATAAATAACCTAAAAAACAATTCCAACATTATGGCATCCCTGAAGGTATACCACCTATTTCATTAAAGATTTTCCACAAGTTCGCTGACTTAAAGCCTATGAAAACTCAAGAAAAACCACTAATTGAATACTCATTCATTTTTAATCAGCAGACAATATCCGTCAAATATATGTTTGTCAACAAAAAATAAAAAGATGGGGGAAATCTTGAAAACACTGACTGCGTAACGCAGCGGAGAATTCAAGGGTTCGATATTACCTACTTATTAATAACAAATATTTTTCACCTGTTATTAAATATATTCTCTGATCGGTGCATGCTCACCGGGATCGCCTGGTACTTTCAATAGATTCCACATAGCCCTTTTCATTGACAGCTGGAAAGATTGAAGTTATAGCCGTGACTTGTTTCACTTATCAGCCATTACGGTAGAACCATCCAATTCCATCAAATTCAGATAATCCATCATGCGGTTCATATTTCTTTTTTCTTCCCCCAACGGTGACATCCCCGTTGATCAGCAGCACCGGACCCGGCCTCTGATACTGAACCCCGGAGAGACTCATCCCTGTTTAACCCTTGGCGATTATTTCAAAACACTTGCTGCTTTTATTCAACAAAACCTCGACATAATTCTTTCAGAGCTTAAACCCTCTCTTGCCATGGCAGATATACAGACAATATTCCTGCGCACCGAAAAACACGGCGCCCTCTATCATATCGCCAGCGCTGA
Proteins encoded in this window:
- the dsrA gene encoding dissimilatory-type sulfite reductase subunit alpha, encoding MPKHDTPLLDQLESGPWPSFVTDLKRMAKKKDQCWDILGQLELSFKDKITHWKHGGIVGVFGYGGGVIGRYSDSPAKFPGVAHFHTVRLNQPSSKYYSTEILRKICDMWEKRGSGMTNMHGSTGDLVLLGTTTDQLEPIFWDATHELKMDLGGSGGNLRTPSCCLGKSRCEWACYDTQAACHNITMTYQDELHRPAFPYKFKTKFSGCPNDCVAAIARSDMAVIGNWRDSIRIDQAAVKSYMKGDFPSNGGAHAGRDWGPFDIQKEVIDLCPTGCMWMEGDKLKIDNSECTRCMHCINVMPRALRPGKDQGATILFGAKAPILDGAQIATMVVPFIKMDLENEFAEYKEIIEKAWDWWMEHGKNRERIGESIQRIGLPAFLAIMEITPIPQHIREPRSNPYVFWKDEEVEGGFERSVAEFRKKHKM